A region of Paramormyrops kingsleyae isolate MSU_618 chromosome 17, PKINGS_0.4, whole genome shotgun sequence DNA encodes the following proteins:
- the LOC111833775 gene encoding pleckstrin homology-like domain family B member 1 isoform X18 yields the protein MDISIQAPGMEAQHCYIENRAGIITLHPCGTQCAIDGLVTYTPVRLSQGCMVCLGQSSFFRFNHPEEADRMKSMIPDRDQGVRAQAGEAMPLQRSQGRAVRTGRTPTGAEDIVTGSSLFLPGASCEGAPHRSDCLHRDLQEIMDSLSPPAGPAALSLSSAARYSRSPPRSPPVSYSNNSSSAPSPLPLSSPSSVDGSSYSPPCLPLVPARSSSYHYTSQGPPSTPPHNQSYFLSFLGDGGPRDPPKLIGTGALTPPHGFQERPPSPSRSPCSPRGPHPSLESTVPTAQGQPSGGGVWGLRPPSPSLTRQLPQSPGQHRRPAGCRARSPSATPPGFFCGPSPLVGPYGQQEPRLPLLGGWESIGSIAEVSDSESDLLAYHQRQRDERLQEQEAERLERQRLETILNLCAEYNKGDLGVAEAVKAGFPFVGLGGACGRGPCVDVGDGVEQTQPESDEENLREESSSTESTHQEVKPPCEDPLESGSPELGDLEEERLRVLAQVDKLKNRVTELEKQLQESQEEADLEQALLQRERQGELERAEAEAQAIAQLQRRLSELDGAIQGEKEKVPCRLHSMDARAQKRYDPGESWGVDVLFCQGRASVGSDRRALDSLRGGLEELQSQLHGCPESLREQLQERLKRESELLDLETKRFEDLEFQQLEKESSLEDERETLSQKLLQEQAGYQSSLAHRKEKVAALESRASSLGLEVAQECERLSRERDHTLQLLDKEKERLSSLEKRCLSLNGGTNFSKCSPTKNEEVLHISESDLSDEFHSQNSLCQPADAVIDPSSSSSSSLSRPREDHARMPDVCRTYGGDGHDCHSACPPQPCFPLPPTEEYITVGQLKQIFGMPKVDAPTSPLAPSFQHSASCRTASPGFSPSLPYECDWVRSEMPSPDLEWWFQVLMAAGEAVPPCPPPLPPCPPPLPAKSLFSARSLQVYQGQTGSSVQYNAATLGRNRTTKSPLVASSNTGSLPRNLAVTLQGIEAKRQLALQQKGQQVIEEQRRRLAELRERAALEAQCQWEALRGSQSRLDAPPLLPGPAGIHHSILHHRRPSMGERPYDTVSLESSDSLDTSISTGDSSFPPDTFSSASVMDTLRMEEMERLLREAQLEKARLIESQVRESQARSELLEEERRKREEAERRLEEEMMLRQQLVEKEVKMRARNLSQARPMTRYLPNRKEEFDLRLHIESAGHNLTGCYDLMLTEKMCKGYLVKMGGKIKSWKKRWFVFDRMRRTFSYYVDKHESKLKGVIYFQAIEEVYYDHLRSATKKGLFNLNFANVCITAQSPNPALTFCVKTHDRLYYMVAPSSEAMRIWMDVIVTGAEGYTQFMT from the exons ATGGACATCAGCATCCAGGCTCCTGGCATGGAGGCGCAGCATTGCTACATTGAGAACCGGGCAGGGATCATCACGCTGCATCCCTGCGGTACCCAGTGTGCCATTGACGGGCTGGTCACCTACACGCCTGTGCGCCTCTCGCAAG GCTGTATGGTGTGCCTTGGCCAATCATCCTTCTTTCGCTTCAACCACCCTGAAGAGGCTGACAGGATGAAGAGCATGATTCCAGATCGGGACCAAGGGGTCAGAGCCCAGGCAGGTGAGGCGATGCCCCTGCAGAGAAGCCAAGGGAGAGCTGTTAGGACAGGAAGGACCCCTACAG GTGCAGAGGATATTGTGACTGGGAGCAGTCTGTTCCTGCCAGGAGCCTCCTGTGAGGGAGCTCCCCATCGCAGCGACTGTTTGCATAGGGACCTGCAGGAGATCATGGACTCCctatcgccccctgcaggccctGCCGCGCTCTCTCTGAGCAGTGCGGCTCGGTATTCAAGGTCCCCCCCCAGGAGCCCGCCAGTGAGCTACAGCAATAATAGCAGTTCAGCTCCTTCGCCCCTACCTCTCTCCTCCCCGTCGTCAGTGGATGGCTCCAGCTACAGCCCCCCCTGCTTGCCCCTGGTGCCGGCCCGCTCTTCCAGCTACCATTATACCTCCCAGGGCCCCCCAAGCACACCCCCCCACAATCAGTCGTATTTCCTCTCCTTCCTGGGTGATGGGGGCCCCAGAGACCCGCCCAAACTGATTGGCACAGGggcactgacccccccccatgGCTTTCAGGAgcgcccccccagcccctcacGATCGCCCTGCTCCCCCCGGGGCCCCCATCCTTCACTCGAGTCCACAGTGCCCACTGCCCAGGGACAGCCCAGTGGTGGAGGCGTTTGGGGGCTgcgcccccccagcccatcccTAACCAGGCAGCTGCCGCAGAGCCCCGGGCAGCATCGCAGACCAGCCGGGTGCCGAGCGCGCAGCCCGTCCGCAACACCACCGGGCTTTTTCTGCGGCCCCTCCCCCCTCGTCGGCCCCTATGGGCAGCAGGAGCCAAGGCTCCCCCTGCTGGGTGGGTGGGAAAGCATAGGTAGCATCGCTGAGGTCAGCGACAGCGAGAGCGATCTGCTGGCGTACCATCAGCGGCAACGTGATGAGCGACTCCAAGAGCAGGAGGCGGAGAGGCTG GAACGCCAGCGTCTTGAGACTATCCTGAACCTGTGTGCTGAGTACAACAAGGGAGATCTGGGTGTAGCTGAGGCCGTGAAAGCAGGCTTTCCATTCGTTGGTCTGGGTGGGGCCTGCGGCAGGGGGCCTTGCGTGGATGTGGGGGACGGTGTGGAGCAAACGCAGCCAGAGAGCGATGAGGAGAACCTCAGGGAGGAGAGCAGCAGCACAGAAAGCACCCACCAAGAGGTGAAGCCCCCA TGCGAGGACCCACTGGAATCTGGGTCCCCGGAGTTGGGAGACCTAGAAGAAGAACGGCTGCGAGTCCTGGCCCAAGTGGACAAGCTGAAGAACAGAGTTACGGAACTGGAGAAGCAGCTGCAGGAGTCCCAGGAGGAG GCAGATCTGGAGCAGGCGCTGCTGCAGAGGGAGCGGCAGGGGGAGCTAGAGCGGGCAGAAGCAGAGGCACAGGCCATCGCACAGCTGCAGCGCAGGCTGAGCGAGTTGGACGGCGCCATCCAGGGCGAGAAAGAGAAGGTACCATGCCGTTTACATAGCATGGATGCCAGGGCGCAGAAACGTTACGATCCAGGTGAATCCTGGGGGGtggatgttttgttttgtcaggGAAGGGCGAGTGTCGGATCAGATCGGCGGGCACTGGACAGTCTGCGTGGGGGCttggaggagctgcagagtcAGCTGCACGGGTGCCCCGAGTCCCTGAGAGAGCAGTTGCAGGAGCGACTGAAGCGG GAGTCGGAGCTCCTGGACTTGGAGACCAAGCGTTTTGAGGACCTGGAATTCCAGCAGCTGGAGAAGGAGAGCAGCCTGGAGGACGAGCGGGAAACTCTGAGTCAAAAGCTGCTGCAGGAGCAGGCCGGGTACCAGAGCAGCTTGGCCCACAGAAAG GAGAAAGTGGCGGCACTGGAGAGCCGGGCCAGCAGCCTTGGACTGGAGGTGGCCCAGGAGTGTGAGAGGCTCAGCCGGGAGCGGGACCATACCCTCCAGCTACTGGACAAG GAGAAGGAGAGGCTCTCTAGCCTGGAGAAAAGGTGCCTGAGTCTCAACGGAGGGACAAATTTCTCTAAATGTTCCCCTACCAAGAATGAG GAAGTGCTTCATATCAGCGAGAGCGACCTGTCAGATGAATTCCACTCCCAGAATTCCCTATGTCAGCCTGCTGATGCAGTCATAGacccttcctcttcctcatcctcctctctGAGCAGGCCTCGAGAG GATCATGCAAGGATGCCAGATGTCTGTAGGACATACGGGGGTGATGGGCACGACTGCCACTCTGCCTGCCCACCTCAGCCCTGCTTTCCCCTTCCTCCCACTGAG GAGTACATCACAGTCGGACAGCTGAAGCAGATCTTTGGGATGCCGAAGGTCGATGCCCCCACCAGCCCACTCGCCCCATCATTCCAGCACTCTGCTTCCTGTCGCACAGCTTCAcctggcttctctccctccCTACCATATGAG TGTGACTGGGTTAGGTCTGAGATGCCCTCTCCAGATTTAGAGTGGTGGTTCCAGGTGCTCATGGCTGCTGGGGAGGCTGTTCCACCTTGCCCCCCACCTCTCCCACCTTGCCCCCCACCTCTCCCAGCTAAATCTCTTTTCTCTGCCCGGTCCCTGCAG GTGTATCAAGGGCAGACAGGGTCTTCAGTGCAATACAACGCAGCCACTCTGGGACGTAACCGTACAACTAAG AGCCCCCTGGTGGCCTCTAGCAACACTGGCAGCCTTCCACGAAACCTGGCCGTTACCCTGCAAGGTATCGAGGCCAAGAGGCAGCTGGCCTTACAGCAGAAAG GGCAGCAGGTGATCGAGGAGCAGCGGCGGCGGCTGGCTGAGCTGAGGGAGCGTGCCGCGCTGGAAGCACAGTGCCAGTGGGAGGCGCTGCGCGGGTCACAGTCCCGGCTTGACGCCCCTCCCCTGCTGCCTGGGCCTGCTGGGATACATCACTCTATCCTGCACCACCGGCGCCCCTCAATGGGAGAGAGGCCATACGACACGGTGAGCCTGGAGAGCTCCGACAGCCTGGACACCAGCATCTCCACTGGTGACAGCTCCTTTCCCCCAGACACTTTCTCCAG TGCCAGCGTGATGGACACCCTGCGGATGGAGGAGATGGAGAGGCTGCTACGAGAGGCCCAGCTCGAGAAGGCCAGGCTCATTGAGAGCCAG GTGAGGGAGAGCCAAGCCAGGAGTGAGCTGCTGGAGGAGGAGCGCAGGAAGCGGGAGGAGGCAGAGAGGAGGCTAGAGGAGGAGATGATGTTGAGACAGCAGCTAGTGGAGAAGGAGGTGAAGATGAGGGCCAGGAACCTGTCTCAG GCGCGTCCCATGACCCGCTACCTGCCCAACCGCAAGGAGGAATTTGACCTGCGCTTGCACATCGAGTCCGCCGGCCATAACCTCACCGGCTGCTATGACTTGATGCTCACCGAGAAGATGTGCAAGGGCTACCTGGTCAAGATGGGAGGCAAAATCAAGTCGTGGAAGAAGCGCTGGTTTGTCTTTGACCGCATGAGGAGGACCTTCTCCTATTATGTGG ACAAGCACGAGAGCAAACTAAAGGGAGTCATTTACTTTCAAGCCATCGAGGAAGTCTATTACGACCACCTACGCAGCGCGACCAAG AAAGGACTTTTCAACCTGAATTTTGCCAATGTATGTATCACAGCCCAG AGCCCGAATCCTGCACTGACCTTTTGTGTGAAGACGCATGACCGGCTCTACTACATGGTGGCTCCATCCTCGGAGGCCATGCGCATCTGGATGGACGTCATAGTAACGGGTGCAGAAGGGTACACACAGTTCATGACCTGA
- the LOC111833775 gene encoding pleckstrin homology-like domain family B member 1 isoform X19, producing the protein MVCLGQSSFFRFNHPEEADRMKSMIPDRDQGVRAQAGEAMPLQRSQGRAVRTGRTPTGAEDIVTGSSLFLPGASCEGAPHRSDCLHRDLQEIMDSLSPPAGPAALSLSSAARYSRSPPRSPPVSYSNNSSSAPSPLPLSSPSSVDGSSYSPPCLPLVPARSSSYHYTSQGPPSTPPHNQSYFLSFLGDGGPRDPPKLIGTGALTPPHGFQERPPSPSRSPCSPRGPHPSLESTVPTAQGQPSGGGVWGLRPPSPSLTRQLPQSPGQHRRPAGCRARSPSATPPGFFCGPSPLVGPYGQQEPRLPLLGGWESIGSIAEVSDSESDLLAYHQRQRDERLQEQEAERLERQRLETILNLCAEYNKGDLGVAEAVKAGFPFVGLGGACGRGPCVDVGDGVEQTQPESDEENLREESSSTESTHQEVKPPCEDPLESGSPELGDLEEERLRVLAQVDKLKNRVTELEKQLQESQEEADLEQALLQRERQGELERAEAEAQAIAQLQRRLSELDGAIQGEKEKVPCRLHSMDARAQKRYDPGESWGVDVLFCQGRASVGSDRRALDSLRGGLEELQSQLHGCPESLREQLQERLKRESELLDLETKRFEDLEFQQLEKESSLEDERETLSQKLLQEQAGYQSSLAHRKEKVAALESRASSLGLEVAQECERLSRERDHTLQLLDKEKERLSSLEKRCLSLNGGTNFSKCSPTKNEEVLHISESDLSDEFHSQNSLCQPADAVIDPSSSSSSSLSRPREDHARMPDVCRTYGGDGHDCHSACPPQPCFPLPPTEEYITVGQLKQIFGMPKVDAPTSPLAPSFQHSASCRTASPGFSPSLPYECDWVRSEMPSPDLEWWFQVLMAAGEAVPPCPPPLPPCPPPLPAKSLFSARSLQVYQGQTGSSVQYNAATLGRNRTTKSPLVASSNTGSLPRNLAVTLQGIEAKRQLALQQKGQQVIEEQRRRLAELRERAALEAQCQWEALRGSQSRLDAPPLLPGPAGIHHSILHHRRPSMGERPYDTVSLESSDSLDTSISTGDSSFPPDTFSSASVMDTLRMEEMERLLREAQLEKARLIESQVRESQARSELLEEERRKREEAERRLEEEMMLRQQLVEKEVKMRARNLSQARPMTRYLPNRKEEFDLRLHIESAGHNLTGCYDLMLTEKMCKGYLVKMGGKIKSWKKRWFVFDRMRRTFSYYVDKHESKLKGVIYFQAIEEVYYDHLRSATKKGLFNLNFANVCITAQSPNPALTFCVKTHDRLYYMVAPSSEAMRIWMDVIVTGAEGYTQFMT; encoded by the exons ATGGTGTGCCTTGGCCAATCATCCTTCTTTCGCTTCAACCACCCTGAAGAGGCTGACAGGATGAAGAGCATGATTCCAGATCGGGACCAAGGGGTCAGAGCCCAGGCAGGTGAGGCGATGCCCCTGCAGAGAAGCCAAGGGAGAGCTGTTAGGACAGGAAGGACCCCTACAG GTGCAGAGGATATTGTGACTGGGAGCAGTCTGTTCCTGCCAGGAGCCTCCTGTGAGGGAGCTCCCCATCGCAGCGACTGTTTGCATAGGGACCTGCAGGAGATCATGGACTCCctatcgccccctgcaggccctGCCGCGCTCTCTCTGAGCAGTGCGGCTCGGTATTCAAGGTCCCCCCCCAGGAGCCCGCCAGTGAGCTACAGCAATAATAGCAGTTCAGCTCCTTCGCCCCTACCTCTCTCCTCCCCGTCGTCAGTGGATGGCTCCAGCTACAGCCCCCCCTGCTTGCCCCTGGTGCCGGCCCGCTCTTCCAGCTACCATTATACCTCCCAGGGCCCCCCAAGCACACCCCCCCACAATCAGTCGTATTTCCTCTCCTTCCTGGGTGATGGGGGCCCCAGAGACCCGCCCAAACTGATTGGCACAGGggcactgacccccccccatgGCTTTCAGGAgcgcccccccagcccctcacGATCGCCCTGCTCCCCCCGGGGCCCCCATCCTTCACTCGAGTCCACAGTGCCCACTGCCCAGGGACAGCCCAGTGGTGGAGGCGTTTGGGGGCTgcgcccccccagcccatcccTAACCAGGCAGCTGCCGCAGAGCCCCGGGCAGCATCGCAGACCAGCCGGGTGCCGAGCGCGCAGCCCGTCCGCAACACCACCGGGCTTTTTCTGCGGCCCCTCCCCCCTCGTCGGCCCCTATGGGCAGCAGGAGCCAAGGCTCCCCCTGCTGGGTGGGTGGGAAAGCATAGGTAGCATCGCTGAGGTCAGCGACAGCGAGAGCGATCTGCTGGCGTACCATCAGCGGCAACGTGATGAGCGACTCCAAGAGCAGGAGGCGGAGAGGCTG GAACGCCAGCGTCTTGAGACTATCCTGAACCTGTGTGCTGAGTACAACAAGGGAGATCTGGGTGTAGCTGAGGCCGTGAAAGCAGGCTTTCCATTCGTTGGTCTGGGTGGGGCCTGCGGCAGGGGGCCTTGCGTGGATGTGGGGGACGGTGTGGAGCAAACGCAGCCAGAGAGCGATGAGGAGAACCTCAGGGAGGAGAGCAGCAGCACAGAAAGCACCCACCAAGAGGTGAAGCCCCCA TGCGAGGACCCACTGGAATCTGGGTCCCCGGAGTTGGGAGACCTAGAAGAAGAACGGCTGCGAGTCCTGGCCCAAGTGGACAAGCTGAAGAACAGAGTTACGGAACTGGAGAAGCAGCTGCAGGAGTCCCAGGAGGAG GCAGATCTGGAGCAGGCGCTGCTGCAGAGGGAGCGGCAGGGGGAGCTAGAGCGGGCAGAAGCAGAGGCACAGGCCATCGCACAGCTGCAGCGCAGGCTGAGCGAGTTGGACGGCGCCATCCAGGGCGAGAAAGAGAAGGTACCATGCCGTTTACATAGCATGGATGCCAGGGCGCAGAAACGTTACGATCCAGGTGAATCCTGGGGGGtggatgttttgttttgtcaggGAAGGGCGAGTGTCGGATCAGATCGGCGGGCACTGGACAGTCTGCGTGGGGGCttggaggagctgcagagtcAGCTGCACGGGTGCCCCGAGTCCCTGAGAGAGCAGTTGCAGGAGCGACTGAAGCGG GAGTCGGAGCTCCTGGACTTGGAGACCAAGCGTTTTGAGGACCTGGAATTCCAGCAGCTGGAGAAGGAGAGCAGCCTGGAGGACGAGCGGGAAACTCTGAGTCAAAAGCTGCTGCAGGAGCAGGCCGGGTACCAGAGCAGCTTGGCCCACAGAAAG GAGAAAGTGGCGGCACTGGAGAGCCGGGCCAGCAGCCTTGGACTGGAGGTGGCCCAGGAGTGTGAGAGGCTCAGCCGGGAGCGGGACCATACCCTCCAGCTACTGGACAAG GAGAAGGAGAGGCTCTCTAGCCTGGAGAAAAGGTGCCTGAGTCTCAACGGAGGGACAAATTTCTCTAAATGTTCCCCTACCAAGAATGAG GAAGTGCTTCATATCAGCGAGAGCGACCTGTCAGATGAATTCCACTCCCAGAATTCCCTATGTCAGCCTGCTGATGCAGTCATAGacccttcctcttcctcatcctcctctctGAGCAGGCCTCGAGAG GATCATGCAAGGATGCCAGATGTCTGTAGGACATACGGGGGTGATGGGCACGACTGCCACTCTGCCTGCCCACCTCAGCCCTGCTTTCCCCTTCCTCCCACTGAG GAGTACATCACAGTCGGACAGCTGAAGCAGATCTTTGGGATGCCGAAGGTCGATGCCCCCACCAGCCCACTCGCCCCATCATTCCAGCACTCTGCTTCCTGTCGCACAGCTTCAcctggcttctctccctccCTACCATATGAG TGTGACTGGGTTAGGTCTGAGATGCCCTCTCCAGATTTAGAGTGGTGGTTCCAGGTGCTCATGGCTGCTGGGGAGGCTGTTCCACCTTGCCCCCCACCTCTCCCACCTTGCCCCCCACCTCTCCCAGCTAAATCTCTTTTCTCTGCCCGGTCCCTGCAG GTGTATCAAGGGCAGACAGGGTCTTCAGTGCAATACAACGCAGCCACTCTGGGACGTAACCGTACAACTAAG AGCCCCCTGGTGGCCTCTAGCAACACTGGCAGCCTTCCACGAAACCTGGCCGTTACCCTGCAAGGTATCGAGGCCAAGAGGCAGCTGGCCTTACAGCAGAAAG GGCAGCAGGTGATCGAGGAGCAGCGGCGGCGGCTGGCTGAGCTGAGGGAGCGTGCCGCGCTGGAAGCACAGTGCCAGTGGGAGGCGCTGCGCGGGTCACAGTCCCGGCTTGACGCCCCTCCCCTGCTGCCTGGGCCTGCTGGGATACATCACTCTATCCTGCACCACCGGCGCCCCTCAATGGGAGAGAGGCCATACGACACGGTGAGCCTGGAGAGCTCCGACAGCCTGGACACCAGCATCTCCACTGGTGACAGCTCCTTTCCCCCAGACACTTTCTCCAG TGCCAGCGTGATGGACACCCTGCGGATGGAGGAGATGGAGAGGCTGCTACGAGAGGCCCAGCTCGAGAAGGCCAGGCTCATTGAGAGCCAG GTGAGGGAGAGCCAAGCCAGGAGTGAGCTGCTGGAGGAGGAGCGCAGGAAGCGGGAGGAGGCAGAGAGGAGGCTAGAGGAGGAGATGATGTTGAGACAGCAGCTAGTGGAGAAGGAGGTGAAGATGAGGGCCAGGAACCTGTCTCAG GCGCGTCCCATGACCCGCTACCTGCCCAACCGCAAGGAGGAATTTGACCTGCGCTTGCACATCGAGTCCGCCGGCCATAACCTCACCGGCTGCTATGACTTGATGCTCACCGAGAAGATGTGCAAGGGCTACCTGGTCAAGATGGGAGGCAAAATCAAGTCGTGGAAGAAGCGCTGGTTTGTCTTTGACCGCATGAGGAGGACCTTCTCCTATTATGTGG ACAAGCACGAGAGCAAACTAAAGGGAGTCATTTACTTTCAAGCCATCGAGGAAGTCTATTACGACCACCTACGCAGCGCGACCAAG AAAGGACTTTTCAACCTGAATTTTGCCAATGTATGTATCACAGCCCAG AGCCCGAATCCTGCACTGACCTTTTGTGTGAAGACGCATGACCGGCTCTACTACATGGTGGCTCCATCCTCGGAGGCCATGCGCATCTGGATGGACGTCATAGTAACGGGTGCAGAAGGGTACACACAGTTCATGACCTGA